The window ttgttgcccccccccccaacaccccccaCCAGACTTGAATCAAATGATTTTCCTACACAAAGATCTTGTGGTGAGCGCACTCTAAAGATTTGACATGAAATGTCCCCGTGGCGAAGACGATGCGCACGTGCTGTCCCGTGATAAGCTAAATGTCCACTTTGAACGCCAAACctctggtgcttttttttttttttttttttctgtggtgcgggtggggcgggggggctgttattgttgttgttattgttgttgtttgtgttctctctctctctggacaTATTTACCTCATTTTGTCAGCTGCCAACAACACGCGGGGCGGCGCTCTGCTCAGTCGACTTAACAgtgttttgaattgatttttgttttttggatttGATTTCTCCTCAGCAGCAGAAGTGGTTGTGGTGCATTCAAGGACCCgtgtacagtactgtaacaTGTCGGCGCTTTGTGACGTACTGTGTGATGCCttttctgttcttcttcttcttctgggaTGTTTTCTATAAGAAATCCTCTGATGAGCATTGGCGGTTTTATAAACTTGTCatccttaaaaaagaaaaaaaaaatcccccccgaaataaaaaataattataaaagaaAAGCAAGCTGATCTTTTCTGTACAACAAAGGCTAAGAGGCATGATTTTaacctttttctgacaacttgtAGATGTCGTAGTGGATGACtttaattgaatttgaaaacTGATTGAGTGATTTCAAGGATTTCTTTCTCCAATTAAACGTCTTCTATGACTGATTTCCCTCGtcattaattttgtgtttgtgtgtgacttgaacaaaaacaatgtacatggagtcctcgagttacgacgGAGTTCCATTTCTCCGCTGGCGATGTAaaccgaatttcgacttaagttggatttcaccgttaaagtaaatatttacatcaaaatactttgtacagtaatttttaaaaaaacatatttgcgcgacaAAGGTGAGCAGGgaacaatattttgtgtttcacaaaacacggaaatgtgacgcgcctaaTGGCGAGCCCACCTGCTAGATGGAcggctaaaaaaaaagttcatctcgtcttcatgttttttcatttttaagacaaaaaaggttTTCGTTTTACTTTGACTACATGCTGCGTACACTGTCAACTTCCTCAGATGCTGTCGAACTGACAGTTGAGACGCGTCCTTTTTCAGGACACGTCTAAAACCGTCTGTTCGACATCTTCTGAAGAAGACGACGTTGGGCTTCCGTTGCTGGAGACaacaaaactttaaaattgCGTGATTAATGATAGGAAACGAATCAAAAGGGAATGCTACGGACGAGtcaagtcgaaacgacgtaacTCGACCACCTTGTAGTTAGTCGTAACCGAACTACGGAAGTGCTGCCAGTGccacaccataaaaaaaaaaagaggttagtATCACGTTTACtttaaagttgatttttttcagacaaaaatactttctttttttttttccggtaaAGAGAAAATTCTCTTGCCTTGCTGACAGTTACAGCTACTTTCAGCAAGGTAAGAGAATTGTCTCTGTACTGAGAAACCCctccaaacttttttccccaaacaaaaataaacttacaaaagaaaaacagattagCACTAGTTCAATATCACATTATAACGTGATGAATTTCACCTTTTAACGCAAGAGGTGactttttggagggaaaaaacgTACAGTGTTTCTGTCAAGTTCTTCACATCTGTGTTGGATGGTGTCCGCCATTTATATTCCATTTGAATATTTGTCACGAAAAACAAGGAGCCTCATTCAAATCCGGGGAGCGACACACCatgtttgaactttttttttttttttttttttttgcgacagtCCATCTGCCGGTGGACAACATCTGTCGCTCCCCCCAGCATGCCGAGTGTTGGGCTGAGGGCCTTTTGTGAGTGGCGCCATTGTGTGCTtgtccagtgtgtgtgtgtgtgtgtgtgtgtgtaataatgATTTACAGACATCTAGGGGGTCTTCCAAGCACTTTGCGAACCAGAAactggcacaattttttttgttttgatttttatacTTCATGCAACACGTTATGAAGTAAATGCGCTGCCGATTTTGTGTATTTCAGTTGACTGAGATTTGTGAAGTGTTATTGAGGTGCAGGATCATCAGACTGCTTACCACAATTCCGATGACTTGGTTTCGACGTCATGCTACACAGATGTGAAGCTCATTTCAGAAGTGGATGTACAGGgtaccaacaaaaaaaataagtctcaTGGTTTTACTTTCCTGTCAATCTTaattttcaattgtattatTCTCCCTCGGATCTAAAGATTTGGTGCTGGAAAGCCCAGTTTTCTATGTCTCCTTCCTCTAACACAGCTGAATCAAATGAGCATCttattagcaagctctgcagaagcctcaTAGCAATCATGATGAtatgattcaggtgtgttggaggagggaggcaTGCAAGCAGCCTGGGTTCGGGGCTTTAGAGGATCTTTAGAGGGTCTTCCAAGCGCTATGCAAACCAAAAACTGgctacaaattatttttcttaagtTTCTCCCAACTTGAGAGGCCCAACCATTGTTGATGTGAAATGTAGCGGAGGGAGGGACATTGTCTTGCATGAAtagaccccccccacccccaaccccccacctcGACTTTTCTGTCTCCAGGGAGACACTTTCAAGTCGGGGTGGCGGCCAACAGTGCTTCCATTCAAATGTCTGCCGCGGGGTTGGGCGGGTGCGAAGACAACAGATGGAGGCCACACCAGCGAGGACGGAgcatctttttattatttggaaAAATAGTCTTGGCTAATTCCTTCATTGACAAAGAGCAAAAGAATACAATGTACAGCACAATCCCtcttaaataactttttttttttttattcccattgACCTGAAGTGCCTTTGCAAATATCATCATTATCTGTTAAAAGAAAGCAACTTAAATAATCCTGACAAACAAGCACaaatatacaatacaaaataagattaacacaaaatgcttaaattaacttaaattaaatcataactttcttgtttttttttcttccctatGTTACAAAAATCTGTGTGAGAAAGTCATTCAGAGGAAGACGAGGACAACAATACTTTTGTCACGGGCGGATTTGGAGGGCAAAAAACTTCCATTCATCGAGTGAGcacgctttttttctttttttcttttttctctttttttacaaaGAGGCCAGTATGGCCAAACATCCGCCGTTTGATGCGGTTCCTGGGTTTGAGAAAAAAGGCCTGGGtgcaaatgttgcaaaaaacaacaacaaacaaaaatcctaTCTTggcgcctttaaaaaaaaaaaattataataataataataattctcctGCCGTCCATTTCatatttgtcttcatttgtaACCCCCGATGCCCGACAAAGAGGCAAAACAGAAAGCTAAGTGGCCGTTTACGTTTAACCGTAAACTTGACATTTTGTGTTCGCGAGCCCGCCAGTTCCCATCCGGCAGGCCACCGACGTTTCCAGTCGAGAACCAGCTCAGTCTGAATATCAGTCAAAGgtctcagcagcagcagcagcgagcGCAGAGCAGCGTCTCATCCGGGAGCATAAAAAGTCTCCCATACAGCAAAATGAGCCAGCCCGTCGCCGGCCCCTTTACACCTGCAACGCATACCGCCGTTAGGAAAAGACATTTCTCAGCTTTGCTTCGCATCCGACTTGCAATGGAGTCATCGCAAGGCTGGCGGAGCAATTGGGAAAAGTAGTCcaatagggctgggtatcggtTCGAATTCCCTCAATCCGTCCCATTTCGATTCGTAAAACATTGCTTCGATTCGATTCCATTCACTTtaattcaatccgatattaaTTAGTTACGTTGCAGCATTAAATGTCAAGAACATGATAAAAAGTCCACAAATATTCAATTCCAAAGTTCATTTTGCGCAGGCGCTACCTGGTCAATAGatttaatgaaagtaacacgtgtgtTACACAAACAGTCAACTTTagcaaagatgagatgaaaatattttcagaatctaatttaataactaaattgtctttaagtgcaataagtcatgtctttcataaatgtaagaaaatacttttcaattgaTGTGAACAGTCAATGTCAAGAAATCAGTTAGATACCAAGAAAAGGGATTTCTTAAGAAATGATGGGAAAAAGAAGAGATTTctaaaataatcgatttatgAATCGCAAtagggcttgaaaaggaaaatcgattcgatattgattactgtattttgttttattttttacccagccCTAAAGTCCAATGGAATTGACGTCCCACAAGTGTTTCGAGTCCACGCAGCACAGATGTGAAGCATTTGTCGGAAACATCTGGAATGGGATGGCAGTTAACAGCTGTTGTTGGGCTTCATGCAACACAGATATTAAgcaaatgtgcaaatatttCTTCACTTCATTGTGGGTAGCACTTTAAAACGGCACGGGCTCCAAAGTggaaccctgcggaacacccCTGTTTACAACAGTGGGGAAGAAAGAGCGGGACTCGGAGCAGCCGAGGCGAACGCAGAAAGTTGTCTGGCAAATAGGATTTAACCACTCGAAAGGGGCTACCGCAAACACGGCAACACAATACTGTGGTCCACCGTATCGAACGCAGCCGTCAGATGCGACCAAACGACGCCTACAGTCATTAGCCCAAAGCGTAGCATTTAAAACGGACCATTTTTGTGTTCCATCCAACGGCAAAAGCACTGTTTTCCGACAACggcttcacatctgtgttgcatggaGCTCACTAACACCTGCGAAGTGCGCTACTACAATTCTTCTGCCAGCTTGGATTCGATGccatgcaacacagatgtgaaaGAGGTTGCCGACGTCAGCTTCACATCTGCGTTGCACGCAGTCAAAAGCTAAGCGCCGTCAAGATGGCCGACAACTCACCTCAGTTGCAATTATACATTCGTCCTTCTCCTCCGACATGACAAACACGGATTTGTACTTGTTGTCCGCACATGCAGACGTTTCTGGGCTACTTTTTTCCGACGTATCGCtgcggagagagagagagagaaaatatttaGCGTTAGCCGCGACTGTGGCCATGTCAACTTTGATAGCTTCCTGCACAAATATGCAATTTGATCTCATAAATTCCAGAGTATCGAAAACAGAAATGACGCAATACTTTAAGGTCATATTCCAGATTGCCTACCGAGCGTCTTCTGGAAATTGCCAAATTCAAATAATCTGTCtgtaatctatttttaaactgaGAATTGTGATCATCAGTATAGTATATGAGGTGTCGAATGATGACGCTTCATATAATTAGGATCACGTGGTTAAAAATGGCCGTTCCTCTGTAAGGATGGAAAAAgtatacatttatgtatttgttcGATTTCCACATCCGGGAAAAAACATGGAAAGGGAAACCATTGTATGggcaaatatttttgggagagTCGACACTGGACTTTTGTCGGTTCTGAGATGTTTCAGCTTTCATCAAAGGCCTTTTTAGTTGTGGATCGAAAATGCCGATGCCTGGATGGCATCTTGGGCATCTGCACTTGTTCGttttaggtgtttttttttcctttctattTACAATTTAGAAGCAAAGAAGCCTTTTGGATTAAAAGTGAAATGTCTTCAAGAGTTCAATTGCCTCCATTGAACTTTTGCGCATCATCATGACCTGTTTGGCACACGTGCATttaattcagtaaaaaaaaaagcagacgtgTGCAAACGTGTTTGGGTTGGCGTCTTTCCTACCATTTTAAGCGTTTGCTGTGTTTCTCCTCAAACTCGAAGGAGTCCAGCGAGTGGCACTTGTCCTCGCAGGCCGCCTCCAACATGGCGTCTTTGGCCGCCTGCTCGCAGTTGACCTCGCGCACCAGCTTGAAGTCTGCGGGCGCCGGTCTGCCGTGGTAGCCCCGCCGACCCGGCGACACCCCCTCGTCGGGGTCCGCCCCGCTGCACAAGTCCAtctttttgttgatgtttttcacACCCGGAGTCGGCGCCATCACGCCGTCCCGCTCGCCGCGGTGGCAGTTGTTGGTCAGGTTGTTGATGGTTTCGCCCTCGCCGCCCACTTCGCCGAGACCGTCGCCTTGGACTTTGGAGCGGAAGAATCCGACGAGCACGGCGCATCCCGCCAGAAGCAGGAGCACCAGAGCCACTCCGGACCCGACCGCCATCCAGGGCACCTCGGAGCCCCGGATGGCGGCGTGCTCAGGTAGCAAGAACTGGCAGTTGCGTCCGCCGTAACCCGGGACGCAAGCGCAGACGTAGCGGTTGTTCCTCTCGTGGCAGGTGGCGCCGTTGTGGCACGGGTTGTGCTCGCAGCGGCTGATGGGCGCGCTGCAGTTGCGCCCTGTGTACCCTGGCGGGCAGCTGCAGGTGTAGCCGTGGACGCCGTCCTGGCAGGTGCCGCCGTTCTGGCAGGGGTACGAGGAGCACTCGTCGCCGGTGTGGTCGCAATTCATGCCCGTGAAGCCGTCCGGGCACTGACACAGGTACGAGTTGACCAGATCGACGCAACGAGCACCTGAGAACACAAACGGAAGGGTCAGGACCGGTTCCGAAAAGGGAGCCGTGTGGCTTGCCGCCGGGTGCCGCAAGATGTCCGGCCACTTCCTGAGTCCTGGCGTCGGAATGGTGAATTGAGgccttcactctaaaaacagttgggtcaaaattgggtcattttgtacaaaacaacccataaagttgggtcagattctctacttgggttaatttgacccaactttgggacacaaattgggtcattttctataaaaacaaaacaaaaacaagaaaaaactcaaaattgggtcagaTTATCAAAAGTTtagtcattttgtaaaaaaaaaaaaaaagttggatcagATTCTCTCCTTGGGTTAGTTAATTTGATCTACCTTTGGGtccaaaatgtgttaattttctatttttttatatatatatatatatataagggggGAAAACGGGTCTATTGGACCCAATTTGacctgggttgttttgcaccaaaaaaacaaaaacaaataaaattggtcattctgtataaaataacccagaaagttgggtcagattctcttcttgggttaatttgacccaactttgggacacaaattgggtcattttctataaaaacaaaacaagaaaaaaactcaaaattgggtcagaTTATCAAAAGTTtagtcattttgtaaaaaaaaaaaaaaaaaaaagttggatcagATTCTCTCCTTGGGTTAGTTAATTTGATCTACCTTTGGGTCCAAACGtgttcattttctatttttatatatatatatatatatatatatatatatatactgtatatatatataagggggGAAAACGGGTCTATTGGACCCAATTTGacctgggttgttttgcaccaaaaaaacaaaaacaaataaaattggtAATTCTGTATAAAAGAACCCAGAacgttgggtcagatcctctacttgggtcaatttgacccaccttTGGGAcaaatttgggtcattttgtaaaaaaaaaaaagttgtgtcagattgtctatttgggtcaatttgacccaactttgagacAAAAGTAtgatcattttgtaaaaaaacaaacaaacagaaaacagaaagaatttgggCCCTTTTATACAACAaatcaacccagaaagttgggtgatTGACTACTTGGGTCAGTTTGGCCCAACATTGGGCCAACTttctggaatgttttttttcttcttcaaaatgatcatacaGAATGACTCAAAGTTGGCCATAAAGTGGATGGCTCCATTTTTGCtccataattgagttacttttgacccaatggTTTTTTGAATTGTTGGCGCCATAAAAGTGTTTGCGCTGAACGGTACCGTTGGAGCAGGGAGCGGAAGTGCAGTGGTCGATCTTCTTCTCGCAGGTGAAGCCGGCGTACCCGGTGGGGCACTGGCAGAAGTAGCCGCCGTCGGGGTTGTCGCTGCAGCGGCCGGCGTTGGAACACGGCGCGTCGGCGCACGTCATGGCGCTCAGCTCGCAGTTGTTGCCGTAGAAACCGTGAGGGCACTCGCACCTGTACGTGTTGTCCAAGTCCTGACGGGGCGGCAGGGAGACGGCGGCGTCATCGGCCGGCAACGCTCCGGAAACGGGCaagtgtgcgcgcgtgtggtTCGGGAGTGTCTGTTTGtttgcgtgtgtttgtttgagTACGTGTCGGCGTTCTTTGAATGTCCGTGTTTACGTGTGCGCGTTTCTTTGCGTGTGTTTAGGGTTTATTCGTGTGTATTTGTGCGCGTGTGCTAGTGTTTCGTTGGGGTCTGACCAATGAATGGTTGGGCCGATTTCATTTGCCAagatctctttttcttttttataactAGCAAAACATTTGCTtcctaacccaacaacaaagggtCGGAAAGCAAACCACAAAATAACCACCGCCGACTAATTTGTCCCCCGTGCAAAAGGGCCCTCTTGCAGAAAAAATCCCATTCAAGgacggcacaaaactgctgaacaagaAACCAACGTGGTTTGCAAGAACTCAGCACGctccccccccctcaccccccacccccgaacTCACTCAAAAGTTTCAAATccgcaaaacaacaacatcaggCCCACTCGTATTGTAGCACAACtaagacatgtctgccatctactggtgaaTGGTGAAATCACAACTTCAAACTACAGTCGAGCCCTGCAtatttagtgacttttttttttattaacattttggaTTCCACCCTCCCTCATTTTttgaataaaacacacacacacaaatcaaagtattatttaaaaataaatccaataaaaattcataataatatgttatgtaactatgtacatttttcaacttttttggggtggggttcACGGAATTCGGGGGTTTCTCAGAATGGACCGCCTGTCGCCCAAGTTCGACAAATATCATTGGTCAAATGTTCTGCCCTTAATTTACATCTTGATTGTTGTGAGCCGTAAAGACTAAAAAAATGAGGTTATTTCCTTCATTATACATTTTTCAGATTATCTGAATTTTATTCTACCAAATATCGTCATcggcctacaaaaaaaaaaaaaaaaaaaaaaaaatccacatctgTCCCATCCAACCTTTTGTGCACGTATttgcgcgcgtgcgtgtttttgtgtgtgtttgtgactcACGGTGCAGCTCCCCCCGTTGCGGCAGGGGTTCCCGGCGCATTCGTTGACTTGGCTCTCGCAGCTGGCGCCGGTGAAGCCGGGCCTGCAGGAACAGGTGTAGCTGCCCTGACCCGTGTTGCTACAAGTGGCCCCATTCATGCACGGCTTGTGGTGCGTGCAGTAGTTCAGATCTGGACACATGACACGCACGCATGTGGATTAGGCCCGCCAGATGTTTGCAGGTCCCACCGGGCTGCACTTTTCAATTATTTGTGCCCCCGACAACTGGCTGCCcccaaagacccccccccccccaccccacccgtAAAGGCCGCAGCTGGAACATTCAAGCATCAAATTCATGTTCCAAGTGCACGAGACTTTTCTTTTATGACTTTCTTCTAGCTTTTCTATTGGCTTTACAGACGACTGATACTCTTGAAggcacaggtgtcaaacccaAGGCCCCGGGGGCCAGATCGGGCCCCCCACATCCGTTGACGAGGCCCGTGAAATCACTTTTCAGTTTGTACATTTGTAAACATTCCATCGTCAAAGAGCGAGAGAGATTTGTGGAAGAAATaggaaatttgccaaattgtgacggGGGAGGTTCTGGCCCGACAGATCGTTTTTTCGGAGGTTGCAGGAGCCAAAACACGTGGTGGATTTTATACTTCGGTTTTATGAGGAAAGATTGAGGGCCACATTGAGACTCCAAGTGACAGCTGGGAAAGTCTGCAGTTTTTTATTTCGAGGTTCCCCtcatccaacacacctgattcaaatttTCATCTCATCAGCGAGCTCTGCATGAGCCTGAAAACGATCCTGGTggttgaatcaggtgtgctggaggagggaaacatctaaaaaaaaaaaaatgcaggacaGCAGcccacattgtttttttaaggtttcCCTCATCCAACACAGCATCAGCGAGCTCTGCATGAGCCTGA of the Vanacampus margaritifer isolate UIUO_Vmar chromosome 7, RoL_Vmar_1.0, whole genome shotgun sequence genome contains:
- the dla gene encoding delta-like protein A, with the protein product MYLLKMLLGVAVLLALLCQGLCSGVFELRLQEFLNKKGAQGNRNCCGRGGGGGAEGSPPSSSSSSSSSSSSAQQCACQTFFRVCLKHYQPNASPEPPCTYGGAVTPVLGSNSFQVPDAIPESSFSNPIRINFGFTWPGTFSLIIEALHTESKDDLSTENPERVISTMSTQRHLTVGEDWSQDLHTAGRTELKYAYRFVCDEHYYGDGCSVFCRPRDDAFGHFTCGERGEIVCDAGWKGQYCTEPICLPGCDDEHGFCEKPGECKCRVGFKGRYCDECIRYPGCLHGTCQQPWQCNCQEGWGGLFCNQDLNYCTHHKPCMNGATCSNTGQGSYTCSCRPGFTGASCESQVNECAGNPCRNGGSCTDLDNTYRCECPHGFYGNNCELSAMTCADAPCSNAGRCSDNPDGGYFCQCPTGYAGFTCEKKIDHCTSAPCSNGARCVDLVNSYLCQCPDGFTGMNCDHTGDECSSYPCQNGGTCQDGVHGYTCSCPPGYTGRNCSAPISRCEHNPCHNGATCHERNNRYVCACVPGYGGRNCQFLLPEHAAIRGSEVPWMAVGSGVALVLLLLAGCAVLVGFFRSKVQGDGLGEVGGEGETINNLTNNCHRGERDGVMAPTPGVKNINKKMDLCSGADPDEGVSPGRRGYHGRPAPADFKLVREVNCEQAAKDAMLEAACEDKCHSLDSFEFEEKHSKRLKCDTSEKSSPETSACADNKYKSVFVMSEEKDECIIATEV